A genomic region of Venturia canescens isolate UGA chromosome 9, ASM1945775v1, whole genome shotgun sequence contains the following coding sequences:
- the LOC122415794 gene encoding cold and drought-regulated protein CORA-like: protein MKLRYAFLVAVIAALAYGARAQQEEDKHDELLETRADSPVLVRDKRTLLVKKALLLGGAALGAKAVLGAGLVGAGLYHAKSSYGGGHGSYGGTYAPVYRGSYYTGGQRGYSGYGGGYNGGYNGGYNGGYNGGYNGGYSGGYNGGYNGGYNGGYNGGYYGGSNGYHGGWNGGGSEEVYYDGGYASGYNGGYNGAHGGGGYYDHGHSGGGHGGVYYDNGYNNNGGNYHYSRPYASASASAGFSLNAGKSW from the exons ATGAAGCTGAGATACGCGTTTTTGGTGGCCGTCATTGCGGCGTTGGCTTACGGTGCACGAGCTCAACAAGAAGAAGATAAGCACGATGAACTACTCGAAACTCGTGCAGATTCGCCGGTACTGGTTCGCGACAAACGAACTTTGCTAGTGAAAAAGGCGCTTTTACTGGGCGGCGCTGCTCTTGGCGCCAAAGCCGTTTTAGGCGCGGGACTTGTCGGCGCTGGTCTCTATCACGCAAAGTC TTCCTACGGCGGCGGTCACGGCTCTTATGGCGGAACTTACGCGCCCGTTTACCGTGGGTCTTATTATACCGGTGGACAGCGAGGTTATAGTGGATACGGCGGAGGTTACAACGGAGGATACAATGGAGGTTACAACGGAGGATACAATGGGGGTTACAACGGAGGATACAGTGGAGGTTACAACGGAGGATACAATGGAGGTTATAATGGAGGTTACAACGGAGGATACTACGGAGGTTCCAACGGCTATCACGGAGGATGGAACGGCGGCGGTTCCGAAGAGGTATATTACGATGGAGGTTATGCCTCAGGTTACAACGGAGGCTATAACGGCGCTCATGGCGGAGGAGGCTACTACGATCACGGACACAGCGGGGGAGGGCACGGCGGAGTGTATTACGACAACGGCTACAACAATAATGGAGGAAATTATCACTATTCTCGTCCATACGCATCTGCCTCCGCGTCCGCAGGATTTTCTCTCAATGCTGG TAAATCCTGGTAA
- the LOC122415793 gene encoding dynein regulatory complex subunit 2-like: MPLKWPKKRRESELEAMKERRISLKKEQVHREVNYGNLNEDRNRRVWRDTMMKVKLPMWREDVEVAWHTFDRSIDSKEHGANLMVDAVETARQLYERNFSSHAEAIDRFIQTYGSRLGELEDRYKKDLEYLVTNYMKDRQRLEERQNEDEVSLRSVIFSTDQHLKETFSDIKNKTIAKIDVVREKNDNSRRMAVAMLESELSSRWSDLRGILNDYENSTKQRRRTYEQMKIKDDRERAIIERQVSTTSGLLDSIRKLKDKICNFSMTAEKRTSEISAELTFFQDAYRTAKQRFSSEEKKDKARLVFLTKEYNKTAMRLKKLVEKGEKILRVVYDCSKYETEDEKILLPFYDDSHLPETQDNENLNRDLDALEITFWRRVGSARLITTELQLERSRLFEESLFLQESLRECMPQCDVIY; this comes from the exons ATGCCGTTAAAGTGG CCGAAAAAGAGGCGGGAATCTGAGCTCGAAGCCATGAAGGAGCGACGAATTTCATTGAAGAAGGAACAAGTTCATCGCGAGGTTAATTATGGTAACCTGAACGAGGATCGAAATCGACGCGTGTGGAGAGATACAATGATGAAAGTTAAGCTACCAATGTGGCGAGAGGATGTTGAGGTCGCGTGGCACACTTTTGATCGATCTATCGACTCCAAAGAGCACGG gGCAAACCTGATGGTGGACGCTGTGGAAACAGCGAGACAGCTATACgagagaaatttttcgtcTCACGCCGAGGCCATTGATCGTTTCATTCAAACCTACGGATCGAGACTCGGCGAGCTTGAGGATCGCTACAAAAAAGATCTCGAGTATCTTGTTACAAACTATATGAAGGATCGACAGCGGCTTGAGGAACGTCAAAACGAGGATGAGGTTTCATTACGATCAGTTATATTTAGCACTGATCAGCATTTAAAGGAAACTTTTAGTGACATCAAGAATAAAACAATTG CCAAAATCGATgtggtgagagaaaaaaatgacaattcgAGGCGGATGGCCGTCGCGATGCTGGAGAGCGAGTTGTCGAGTCGTTGGAGCGATTTAAGAGGAATTTTAAACGATTACGAAAACT CGACGAAACAACGTAGACGGACTTACGAGCAGATGAAAATTAAAGACGACCGAGAACGTGCCATTATAGAACGCCAGGTATCAACCACCTCCGGTTTATTGGATTCTATTCGCAAACTCAAGGacaaaatttgcaatttttcaatgaccgCTGAGAAAAGAACATCCGAAATTTCGGCGGAACTAACATTTTTCCAAGACGCTTATCGCACCGCTAAACAACGATTTTCATCTG aggaaaagaaagacaaaGCTCGTCTAGTTTTTCTTACCAAAGAATACAACAAAACGGCCATGCGTTTGAAAAAACTGGTTGAGAagggtgaaaaaatattgcgtGTCGTATACGATTGCAGCAAATATGAAACGgaggacgaaaaaatattgttaccTTTTTACGACGACAGCCATTTGCCGGAAACTCAAGACAACGAG AACTTGAACAGAGATCTCGATGCCTTGGAAATAACGTTTTGGAGACGGGTCGGGTCAGCGAGGCTCATCACAACGGAACTTCAACTCGAGAGATCGAGACTCTTCGAGGAATCTTTATTCTTACAAGAATCCTTGCGCGAATGTATGCCGCAATGTGATgttatttattga
- the OstDelta gene encoding dolichyl-diphosphooligosaccharide--protein glycosyltransferase subunit 2, with amino-acid sequence MTGSRVTFVQNRKSSLSWHRYYRKKNMGHLMLGLAVIAAILIPPIIAAPEEPTSTSSYLTQSDRIHLKTVIEPGFKFSDVETTFYAVIGYRLLGEPIPKTKESCEYLLAEANKGEASPEDIYYIVTAWRALGSCQPVPTAKLAQILTKVIEKETSTIPELYFATSALVTLSQKMSAATVSKLVKLVQAALKKDDSIQNLGYTFHIASFLGQEGKFAWDKIPDAVVQADETNGRLLHFEGGLPVTSLVIDGIARLSTSLKEPPSVKDHQIVKLANYLLSRHSVQTPKGVVKLLSALTTLANNELNKPVSISLAEGGLIVSPEQPLVKVKVCDILGRPLPTTPVVVANSATRVEDDVVVISKRNFEASPTDKTLFTMNLMEIKPHRGFYKIAISAGKVSNVVSVKVLSEVRVDYLEIGTGDADQTTQPKLVKVAYPQKLAEKIEADSQQKLVIRFLLRDSANEKPMRVHQAFVRLYSVSSTKQGREIHFVAEPDASHVYKFDMPVGSAAQTFGYQSGDYNVELIVGDATLSNSFAWPLASVSLKFPEPSGSEVAAAKKPSAYKQKPNIYTPKPEIQHMFREPEKRPPVFVSNLFTGLCLAPIFLLLGLWAKLRVNISKFPFSLSAIVFHLGLASIFILFGIFWLRLDMFVTLRYLLGLGVVTFLAGSKLLSQIAQSHKSSR; translated from the exons ATGACCGGCTCGAGAGTAACTTTTGTTCAAAACAGGAAAAGCTCTCTTTCTTGGCATCGATattacaggaaaaaaaatatggggcATCTCA TGCTTGGGTTGGCTGTTATAGCAGCAATTTTGATACCACCGATCATTGCGGCTCCGGAAGAGCCTACTTCAACAAGTTCTTATTTGACGCAGTCTGATAGAATACATCTGAAAACAGTAATTGAACCTGGTTTCAAATTTAGCGACGTTGAAACAACGTTTTACGCCGTAATTGGCTACCGCTTACTTGGGGAACCAATTCCAAAGACTAAG GAAAGCTGCGAGTATCTCTTAGCAGAAGCAAACAAAGGAGAAGCAAGCCCTGAGGATATTTATTACATAGTTACAGCATGGAGAGCGTTAGGATCATGTCAGCCTGTGCCTACAGCCAAACTTGCGCAG ATATTGACAAAAGTAATCGAGAAGGAAACTTCAACGATTCCAGAACTGTACTTTGCAACTTCGGCCCTCGTAACCCTGTCTCAGAAAATGTCAGCAGCTACGGTTTCTAAACTGGTGAAACTCGTTCAGGCTGCCCTAAAAAAAGATGATAGCATTCAAAA CTTGGGATACACTTTCCACATTGCTTCGTTTTTGGGGCAAGAGGGAAAATTCGCTTGGGATAAAATTCCTGATGCAGTCGTTCAAGCTGATGAAACCAATGGCCGACTTTTACATTTCGAAGGCGGGCTTCCTGTTACAA GTTTGGTGATCGATGGCATTGCAAGATTATCGACTTCGCTGAAGGAACCTCCATCCGTAAAGGACCaccaaattgtcaaattggcGAATTATCTTTTATCTCGGCACTCTGTACAAACACCAAAAGGCGTCGTAAAACTTCTCTCAGCATTGACGACTCTCGCAAACAACGAGCTCAACAAACCTGTTTCCATAAGTCTTGCCGAAGGAGGATTAATTGTTTCACCCGAACAACCACTCGTTAAAGTCAAAGTATGCGATATTCTCGGCCGCCCTTTGCCAACAACTCCTGTCGTCGTTGCCAATTCAGCGACGCGAGTCGAGGACGACGTCGTTGTTATAAGCAAGAGAAATTTCGAAGCTTCTCCAACGGATAA GACATTGTTCACGATGAATCTCATGGAAATCAAACCCCATCGTGGTTTTTACAAAATAGCGATTTCggctggaaaagtttccaacgtcGTATCGGTGAAGGTTCTTTCCGAAGTACGAGTCGATTATCTCGAGATCGGAACCGGCGATGCCGATCAAACAACTCAACCGAAACTCGTCAA AGTTGCTTATCCACAAAAATTGGCTGAAAAGATTGAAGCTGATTCGCAACAAAAACTCGTCATTAGATTCTTGTTGCGGGATTCTGCGAACGAGAAACCGATGCGAGTCCATCAAGCTTTCGTCCGTTTGTACTCGGTGTCAAGCACAAAGCAAGGTCGCGAAATCCATTTTGTGGCCGAGCCAGATGCATCTCATGTGTATAAATTCGATAtg ccGGTTGGATCAGCGGCACAAACTTTTGGTTATCAAAGCGGTGATTACAACGTCGAATTGATTGTGGGTGACGCGACACTCAGCAACTCCTTTGCGTGGCCGCTGGCAAGCGTGAGTCTCAAATTCCCAGAACCTTCGGGCTCGGAAGTTGCAGCTGCAAAAAAACCGTCGGCGTACAAACAAAAACCGAACATCTACACACCAAAACCAGAAATTCAG caCATGTTCCGCGAACCCGAGAAAAGGCCACCGGTCTTCGTGTCCAATCTCTTTACTGGACTATGCCTTGCACCCATTTTCCTCCTGCTTGGACTCTGGGCGAAGCTCCGAGtgaatatttccaaatttccattttctctcAGCGCCATCGTTTTCCATCTAGGGTTAGCTA gtattttcattctcttcgGAATTTTCTGGCTGAGACTCGACATGTTCGTAACTCTGCGATACCTTCTTGGCCTTGGTGTCGTAACGTTCTTGGCTGGAAGCAAATTGTTATCGCAAATAGCTCAGAGTCACAAGTCATCTCGCTAA